The Solea solea chromosome 15, fSolSol10.1, whole genome shotgun sequence genome segment CAGTCGCTCGGCCATGACCAGGCCCCCCTCTGCCCCGCCGAGCACCTCTCTTAGCCACACTGGACTCAGAAGGCCCCTTCACGACTTTTGGCTGGGCGATGGCTTGTCTGGCAGCCTCCTGTCGCTCCTGCCACCACCTTTGTTCTGAGCAAAAAGGACGGGATAAATGTGAGCACGAACGTTCATACCTCTAAAGGATATAAtcattatttaaaggtccagtgtttctAAGAGTGAGACTGCATGTTTTAACACATGTAGGATGCCTCTGCTCACGCCTCCCTTTCCCAATCAAGTcaggaaactacagtggccGTTGCATACCATAATGGACACTGCCATtcttttttgctgctgttgtacAAGATGGCGGCCACTGTAAAAGCAGACCCTTGCCTAAATACATCTAAATGACTACTAAAACCAAATGCTTTTTGGtctaaagcaattatacacttatacaaacatgcttatgTGCCAAtaaataaaccctcctaaatggtacacactggacatttaatgtAAGGTTATGCTTGAACAGCAGTGACTCTCTGCTCCCCAGCTTTGACTCcgacagacatcacagacactgACTCACTGGTCAGCTGCTCAGGTGGCTCCCCATGCTGTCTCCTGCTTTCCAGATCGATGCTGGCCTGGAAGCTGAGGCGGGCGTCCGTTATGGCTTCCTTTGACCTGTCTGAATTTGGGTCATTACCATATTGAGCCAGCTGAGCCAGACCCAGGAGACACAGGGCATAGCTGTCCCGTGGTGTGGTCACTACTGCCAGCTGGCATGTctatagagagcagagagggagataGAGAGAAGAATGTTCTGTCACGTCATACGTTTAGAGACATAGGACGTTTCCAAACGAAAAATCAGAATAAATGGAGAGGAagcctgtgtttgtcctgctgcTAATGTAAAACTGTCTGCTGTAACTAAAAAAAGCTCTGTCTctaggtttattcaagacatacACAAGTTTATATACAAGTTTACCTCATTGGAAGCTTGCTAACATATAAAACCAACTTTCAATTACGCCATTCCATTCAAAATGCCAAAGATCGCAGGATTTGACAGACAAAGCCACTCTCGAAGAGAAACCAGCAAACAGAACTGGATACTGTTCGAAAGACATTTGGACCATTACATCTGGAAAGTGCCTTTTTGGcaatggttttatttttcagcacGGCAACGCTCCCCAAACACAGTCCTAATGCAGTGAAATCATATGATAAAACACTGATGGTAATGGATTGAGCTCTGCAGAGTCCAGACCTAGATATTATAGAGCCAGCGTGGAATTATGTGGCCAGAGAAACAAACTTCTTGTATtttgtgatcttttcttaaaaaaaagagataaaaatggctaaaacaacaaagataGTGGTGGCACAGTGCAGTGTATGTAGTACTGttcattttgcacacacacacacacacacacaaatattgaaTGTGTCCTCCTCACTTTCTCCTGCAtgtccagcagctcctgacACGGGGGGATGGACGTGAGGTGTATCAGAGCTGAGAGGGCCTGGCATCTCTTTGCCACCGGGGACTGTCTCTTGATGTCGTCCCCGGCCTGGCGCTCACTTTGCTGGACCAGACTTAGCAGCAGAGCGAAGTGAGCGTCCAGCAGCACCCACTCCAGCTGCCTGCTCACCTCGCCACGACACACGCACTGACTCACACTCTGGGCGGCCAGCACTGCCACACTGATTGTGTGCGTTCCATCGcaaaaaacagaggaaatacAGAGTATTCATTCACTGCCTACACATATAGTAAGTAAACTGATTTATACTGTTGCAGATAAAAAACAATCCTACTTAACTTCTGGTTTGTAACGTACGTGTGATAGACCTGTTGGGCGCTCATGGCCTTCGCACAcagtgtgtttctctgctgcagTTGGCCCAGTGTGAGAAGCCCTCGCAGGAACTGTGTGTTGAGGCTGGACAGAGTCTCTGATTGATCCTGCTTCACCCAGCTgtagagaaaaaagaagaaaaacaaaagacacatggGCCAAAATACAAATGTCCTTAACAGACTCAAAGATTTCTGTTCTTGTGTACAGACACAACATCAGTCAGTATGTATTTGAAGAAGTCAAATCTGACCTCATGGAGACACATCCTGgatgcatttttaatttgtgaaCAGTTGCACTTGAAtgtcagacaaacagacacagtctTTTTGGGAGTTTCTTGCCcaaattgacattttttcaGTCACTGATGGAGATGATGGTTTGAATATCTAGTATGGATGACACAGCACATAATATCCTCCTGCAGGATTAAACAGAGCATTCTGGCACAGTACAGTTAGACTCATGCCCTCTCCCTCTTTTGCTGAATTCatccacctccacacacacacacacacacacacctcttgcTGCAGCGCTGGCTGACAAAGTGCTCCAGTCCCTGTTGCAAGAACAGAGAAGCCTCCTTCTCTGTTTCCTCTGAGGCTTTCTcttcctgctgcagcagagCCAGTCCAGTGAAGAGTCTGAGAAAATGAAGGCGACACAGAGGAGATGTACAGCTCTGACTTTGTGATTCTGCATCTTAGTCCAGGCCCTGTTTACTAAGGTGATCTGCCAAGCTTTGTGTAACATGGTGACTGTAGATTTGTCAGTTTTGCAGCCGTGTTGGGGAGAGCAGGTTGAGAGGTTGGTCAAATTTATCTTACAAATGCACAAATCAGGAAATATATACAACTTCTAAAAGACCTGAGTGCAGGATGCAGGGGACGCAGTGCGAGGCCGCTCTGCAGATGCTGCAGTGCTTCTCGGCTCcttccctgcagcagcagcagccttccTACATGTAGGTTGTACTCCCAGCTGTCTGGACTGAGAGACCAGGCGTCCAGGTATTTCATCAGAGCTCGGTGGACAGCGCTGTGGTTCTCTTCATCATGCACGGCTAAATTCCGATCCTACACATATAGAGAGGGAGTTCAAATACATCTGCCTTTTAGTTTTTCCACGAGTGCTTTCATTTAAATTTCTTTCCAGAGCTACATAACAATGCAGTACTGAGACATCAATATCTTTCAATTTAAAGTAGTGCAACAACAGAAAATGGTTTTATAAAAATCCACTTTAGTAAACTAGAAGAATAGCGGTTATAATAATATCCTGAGACCTTAGCGATCTACAGTATGATGTAGTAACCTTGCCAGTTTTCTTGGAGAGCCACATGTAGAGAGTCTGAACATAGTCTGCTTTACTGGACTGCCCCTGCTCCTTTAGCTGCTGATACTCTTTATCCAAGGCCTGGAGCTGGTTCTCCACAGTGGGCGTGCCCATGAAACCGTGGAGTTTACACACGGCCAGAATTTCATCCTGACGTGCCGATGATCTGCCATCGCTTAATTCATCTCTGTCCCTGTATGTCTGGAGatgaaaggaagaaaagaaagggaggaaactagacattatatatatataatttaatataaatggtatatacatatgtatatatatatatatatatatatatacatatacatatatatatatataaacatatgtgtATGGGAAACTTGAGCATGGTTTGATGAAAAAATCTGAGGAAAGTGTCGGTAGTGTTGGCTTCCTGACACTACCTTCCTCTGAAGGCCGTACATCTCTGTGGCGTAGTACTGTTCCTCCAGAACGAGacctaacaggaagtggagtcTGGCCTCTCTGGTGCTCAGTCTGATAGCTGAGGCGTAGTGGCGAGCAGCCTGCTCCAGGCTGTGCAGAGGAGACTGGTCGTCCTCGCACTGCAACACACAGCCTGTGGACATGTGGAAAAGAAACACTGTATATCCTGAAAAGCCTTAAACTCATCATTGAGAGTTTAATATAACTATATTGGTTCTTTTATCACTGTACTTGTTGCTGTGCAGAATAAAGAACAagacaatttgaaaaaaagtgatgcttCATGCAAATAAATTGAGCTAAAGAGACCAACTTGCTGTTAGACATTTTatgattttgataatcaatcatTTTCACAGTTGattaatgtaaaaacaacaggtTCTACATCACGATAAAAAACAGAAGGCCACATTCACTTCAATTGCGgtaaatgtaacaataacaaGATTTTACTTTCATTTCCGACTGATGAGAGAATCAGAACAAAAAAGGCGAAAACATTTGGTTGCTTCCGTGTGTTTCAATCTCATGAATAGGTCTGTTTAAGCTTCTGTATTAAACAGTGCTCCTGTTTTATTCAAGCACCAACACGTCTTCACTCTCAGTCACTCACCGCACATTGCATAATAATGAAAGACATAATCTCCTATTTGgctgccctctctctcttttacttaCAAAGGATTGCACGCATCCTTAGCATGAAATATTCAGAGAGCCTAACTTCCCCTGGAAAGAGCATCGTTTATCTGTCAGACTGCATGGACGCCACAGCATTTATGTACTCGTTATGTTATAAAACatatgggaaaaaaacacactttgtcTACAGTCATTGCCATTTTTATTGGATAAAACAGTGGTTTTAGCTCATGATAAAGGTTCTGAGTGCCTCTCTGTTCCTGTTGTTAAAGGGGAACGTTGCCAATATTCAGTTTTGGATCAGTACAATATTttatatgaagaaaaacaacatttaatttcCCTGCAGCCAGAAATCCCTCGTCATGTGATGGCGTGCAACACGAGATCTTAACACTACTGGAGTGTTTCTCGTGGAGCTGATatccttaacccttagtgctcacacagcACGGAGCTGTGCCGCaggtgggaataatacacaactccttatatggacatcctgggggtgtgtgtttatagtggcaataattgtgcaggaATCAaaaaatagaccatttttcttttgtttttgttcataaaaacgagacaagtgaactttgaactgtgacgtatttatttattttaatccaattttaaacaccATGAGGTGTTTTGCTATAGTTTACATAGATGAAAATGTGCTgagaaaaaggatataagacactctatattgcacatccttatagcctctgtacgtttaaacatagtaatggaaaaaaagcggccaaaatgctctgtgttctaagggttaatcagCATCGCATGAAGCCCTTTAACAGTGGTTCGAATGTAACAGACTAGAAGTGAGTCAACCACAAGAGGTCAGACAGTATTTATCATCGTTTGTGTGAAGGCTCTTAGTAAAGATTAACTGTTCCTACTAGTgttgtctctcactctcacacacacacacacacctctctcgcTTTCAATCAGTCTACTGGGATCAGTCTTAAATGTCACAACTCAGAATCATCAAACGTGTCGGAAGGCGCAAATGTAGCTGTGAAAAGACGAGCAGTAACTTGAGTGTGAGGCTCGACGGGGAGTGGAGGCTGACCACTAACGAGTccattttcatgtattttttaatggCTGAAGCTGAGCTGCCGTGCCGAGAAGGCAGGGCAGGAAATAATCacccttttgttgttttccattcgCCAACAAGTGATGTATATAAATCCAATCTCAATTAATTAAATTGCAATTTAAACAGAGAATCCATCATTctatcagtaaaaaaagaacagcaagGAAAGACAGTCAATCAGGCATGGTAAAACTGATACAGAGTATTGGtatagtattattatatatatatcttattaTAAAATCACAAGGCTCCACCCACTACCTGCAATCATCAGTTTAGCAACTCATACACGCCCCTAAATTATAAATCTCAGCCATGAAAAACTTTAACCTCTATTTTCCCACCAAACAAAGACTATGCTCCTGTGAGTTCAAATTGATATATTATAATGATTTTGATATATATTATTTGAATGTTCATATAGTTTTATATTCAATAAATTCCTGTGTTTAAGGCCCGAGTAATGCCGTATAGATTTAATAGATTGTGGATGCATTATTGATGTAAGACTTAACCTATTTTGATTTAATAATACTACtttgtttaataatcaaatgcAGATTTATAATATCCTTTTATATTTGcctacaaatacaaatacagctGGCAGGCTTCCTGGAGCCAGTGTTGGAATGTTCACACCACATCAGATGTTCTGTGAGGCAGCAACAACAGTCTCATTATAGTTTTTAGAAGGTTTTTGGTATCAAAGCATTGAATCAGGAAATCTTTAAGTATCATTATACCAACATCCAGAGGATGGGTGATGCTTGACTTCCCTTGAATGTTGAAAAGTGTTACATGCCTGGTTTTGGCAGGTGTTGCTGGTAGAGTTTCAGGTAATCCTGGGCCAAAGCACACAGTCTCTCCACAGAGTTTTCTCTCGTTCCAATCTGTAATTTTTTCTCCCAGTTACGAACCTGTTGTAGACAAAGAGGGCAAACATGCATCCACCCATGGAGTTCAATAGCTCAGAACATACACAGCATTACACAGGTAGGgatgatgacaataaaaactATATTACGATAATAACCAATGCTGTGGTGAAGGTAAATCCTTTAGATTCCATACCATGCTATACTCTATAGCATAGTATGATCTTTTAAAGTGTGCTCTATAAGCTTAGTGTTTAAGTCTCTTAAGTATATCTTTAAAAGAGGAAAACTGTAAAGAATATTGTTGGATTTCACTTGGATACTTATTTCTAAACTGGAATCTATAGATCTTATACTTATA includes the following:
- the LOC131473730 gene encoding uncharacterized protein LOC131473730, with product MSTGCVLQCEDDQSPLHSLEQAARHYASAIRLSTREARLHFLLGLVLEEQYYATEMYGLQRKTYRDRDELSDGRSSARQDEILAVCKLHGFMGTPTVENQLQALDKEYQQLKEQGQSSKADYVQTLYMWLSKKTGKDRNLAVHDEENHSAVHRALMKYLDAWSLSPDSWEYNLHVGRLLLLQGRSREALQHLQSGLALRPLHPALRLFTGLALLQQEEKASEETEKEASLFLQQGLEHFVSQRCSKSWVKQDQSETLSSLNTQFLRGLLTLGQLQQRNTLCAKAMSAQQVYHTVAVLAAQSVSQCVCRGEVSRQLEWVLLDAHFALLLSLVQQSERQAGDDIKRQSPVAKRCQALSALIHLTSIPPCQELLDMQEKTCQLAVVTTPRDSYALCLLGLAQLAQYGNDPNSDRSKEAITDARLSFQASIDLESRRQHGEPPEQLTKQRWWQERQEAARQAIAQPKVVKGPSESSVAKRGARRGRGGPGHGRATAAVIKPPAPTPPAPVRGGKVARPAAKTPATRGRAGAAAKPDRSTKASSNSTNKAQLPANKSKQACCPDTVETAEVTASPVEDRVPVYSPMNRRSHVSRLGLARALSHSADTQDEAKQLYREVIVMAPGVHDAYAELGQLLEPSDPLAAVDLYCRFPLKPVAEQSFDDAFITGEIVRLLMAQEQYYHPQLGPSLAAYGKVMGLSSIEKYINILEEKSMTNLLRSVYSTMHGRQEDDEELQGFFKFKCWI